A stretch of Coccidioides posadasii str. Silveira chromosome 2, complete sequence DNA encodes these proteins:
- a CDS encoding uncharacterized protein (EggNog:ENOG410PK3K~COG:O) — MPSDLEQLVEMGFDPERARIAVSKTGGLQGALEWLEVNQDKSLDEIQSATTQTNDEEGPALQPGEEARSLLCNVCGKKFRSHAQAEFHASRTEHVDFSESTEEITPLTEEEKSAKLAELREKLAEKRAKMSEQDKIDKKRNEVRTIRVRCCGI, encoded by the exons ATGCCCAGCGATCTTGAACAGCTTGTGGAGATGGGCTTCGACCCAGAAAGGGCTAGAATTGCTGTCTCAAAGACAGGGGGAT TGCAAGGAGCTCTTGAATGGCTGGAAGTTAACCAAGACAAATCCCTCGATGAAATACAGTCAGCTACCACTCAAACCAACGATGAGGAAGGTCCTGCCTTACAACCCGGAGAAGAAGCTAGAAGTTTACTATGCAATGTGTGTGGCAAGAAGTTCCGTAGCCATGCGCAGGCAGAATTCCACGCTTCGAGAACAGAACATGTCGACTTCTCAGAGTCAACAGAGGAGATCACTCCATTgacagaggaagaaaagagtgCTAAGCTTGCAGAGCTACGTGAAAAGCTAGCAGAAAAGCGTGCGAAGATGTCTGAGCAGGACAAAATCgacaaaaagagaaatgAGGTGCGCACAATTAGAGTAAGATGCTGTGGAATCTAA